The proteins below come from a single Malus domestica chromosome 03, GDT2T_hap1 genomic window:
- the LOC139194758 gene encoding uncharacterized protein, translating to MSDICNHDPYFVQKEDAFHVLGLIPEQKITASLRMLAYGVSADQVDEIARMGKTTVLESLMRFCSAIEALYTKEYLQTPTPRDMRRLLRKGAQNDINVLGQSSVFDELLAAARMFNVEALRSIMMTCIILHNMIVEDEYDFDAVDKYEPNPMNNSRTRIYCAHDRTEDPVQHESLERDGRYNELIVQRYSDVQEPYWHVTRQNDLIEHQ from the exons atgagtgatatttgcaaccatgatccatactttgtgcaaaaagaggatgcttttcatgttctaggtcttaTTCCCGAACAAAAAATTACGGCATCcttgcgaatgcttgcatatggagtatctgcagatcaagtggatgagatcgcgAGGATGGGAAAAACAACTGTTCTGGAGTCCCTGATGCGGTTTTGCTCTGCAATTGAAGCCCTCTACACCAAAGAGTACCTTCAAACACCCACGCCAAGGGACATGAGAAGGCTTCTGAGGAAGG GAGCTCAGAATGACATAAATGTCCTTGGCCAATCCTCAGTGTTCGACGAACTGCT GGCTGCAGCTAGAATGTTTAATGTcgaggctcttcgatccatcatgatgacgtgtattattctccacaacatgattgttgaagatgagtatgattttGATGCCGTTGATAAATATGAGCCGAATccgatgaacaactcaagaacacgtatctaCTGTGCTCACGACCGGACCGAAGATCCAGTGCAACACGAGTCGTTAGAAcgcgatggacgttacaatgaattgatcgttCAGCGGTATTCTGATGTGCAAGAGCCATACTGGCACGTAACTCGCcagaatgacttgattgagcaccagtgA